TCCTTGCAGCCCTCCTGACTCCCTGCATCCTTCTCTGCATTCCCTCCCGTTTGTCTGCAACTCTCCCATCCATCCcgtgcctcctgcagccctcccagcaTCCCCCTTGCATCcctcccatccctcccagcatccctccctgcatccttctctgcatccctcccttttccctgcATCCCTTCCTGCATCCTGCTCTGCACCCCTCCAGCACCCCTCCCTGAATCCCTCCCAtttccctgcatccctccctgcatccctcccatTTCCCGCATCCCTCCCATTTttctgcatccctccctgcatcctTCTCTGCATCCCTCCCATTTCCCACATCCCTCCCACCCGCTCACCCCCACAGTCCCTGCAGCGCCTcatcccccctcctccccccggCTCCCCTCCAGCCTGCGGCAGCCCCGCAGGATGTGGCCCCgcacctccagccccacacggctcagctgccttcagccctttcccccagcccttcagaggcactgctgggctctgccccacACAAAGGGGTTGATGGGGCGGTGGGTGCACTGGGACACCCCAAAaatcctctgctgcagcaccccccctcctccctgcatccccatcTATGTCATGAGTGTGTCAGGTCTCAGCTACTGCCTGTCTCCTGGTGCTGGTCACGCGCTTCTTCAAagtgcagcagccagagctcagccccagcaggcaCATCCCACCACGGTGCCTCTGTCCCCCCAGAACTGGCCGGTCCCAccccacagggctggggggaaggggggatgGGGCAGAGGTGACTGGGTCCCGGGGATGCCAGGCTTGCTGGGCTGGGAAAACAAGCCCTTCCCTGGGACTGGGGGCCTGGAGCTTGGCCCCCAGTGGGAATCCCTTCCCAGGTGCCAAGTGGCATCACTGGAGGCGCGTTTGGACGTCAGCGCAACAGGCTAAGGGAAGGAGCCACCCTCCCCAACCTGAGAGGGtgctgcccccccgcccccctccagcacccttGGTCCCATCAGCGCTATCAGCTCCACTggcccccaccagcccccatTTGCCTCCACTGGCCTCCATCAGCCCCTCCTGGTCCCACTGGCCCCCATCAACCCACACTGGTCCCACTAACTTCTATCAACTCCTCCTGGTCCCACTGGCCCCCATCAGTCCCTCCTGGTCTCATTGGCCCCCATCAACCCACACTGGTCCCACTGGCCCCCATCAGCCCCACGGGTCCCCcccagggggctggagcagcctcaCCCCAACCTGGCGCTGGGGATTTCCCACTGTGCTGTCGAACCCTGAAGCCACAGGGGTGCCAGGGTTCTGGGGGGCTCCAGAAGCTTCTGGCTGGTGGGTGACGCAGCGGGTACAGGGCTGTGCACAGGCTCTTCCACTGACTCATCCCCCTGCAGGTGCTGGCCGAgccccatccccctccccacgctgccctgcatccctgggATGGTTTTACGggcagcaaaggcaggcaggcgggggcaaggctgggagcagctccaAGGACCATCCATCACTCCCAAGCAGACACAACCTCCCGCGGCAAGAGGCAGGCGGATGTTTCCCTGGCGGGAGggacctggggggctgccagccccggccccctgcTACCCATCCAATGCGGCTGCGTGTGGCCGCCCCAGCGCCGGCAAAGTTTCTCGTCCCTTCCTTGGGCCCTGCTGAAATTTCCATTAATAGCCAGCTGAGCTGCCCGGCTAAAAATAACCGCCAGGCCTCTTCATAAGCCACCGCTGGCcacccccccggcagccccacGCACCATGGCCGAGCGCCGCGTCCCCTTCACCTTCCTGCGCAGCCCCAGCTGGGAGCCCTTCCATGACTGGTGCCGTGGCAGCCGCCTCTTCGACCAGTCCTTTGGGATGCCCCATATCCCCGAGGATTGGTACAAGTGGCCGAGCGGCAGCGCCTGGCCGGGATATTTCCGTCTGCTCCCCCGGGAAAGCGCGCTGCTGCCGTCCCCCGGCTCGCCCTACGGGCAGGCGCTGAGCCGCCAGCTCAGCAGCGGCATCTCCGAGATCCGCCAGACCGCCGACAGTTGGAAAGTCACCTTGGATGTCAACCACTTCGCACCCGAGGAGCTGGTGGTCAAGACCAAGGATAATATCGTGGAGATAACTGGTGGGTACTGGGgatggggggctgtggggtcccCCACCAGGCAGTGGGCTtgggcagctgccccagctcttGCTGCGGGGAAAAAGGGTGGAAGGGCAAAATAGAGCGGAATAAGTGATGGgacacaaagaaaggaaaatcaaaaggtggaggcagagggggcaggagagggaaaaggggaagatCAAGGCTGAAAGGAAGACCCAGCATTACAAGCTCAGTCTCGGGGCACATTCACGCTGCAGATGTTGCACAGGGTGAAGAgacccctccagccctctttATTGTCCCCTTGCTGCTGTCCCAGCCAGGACATGGGGCGGGACCCCCCGGCTGTGAGCCACAGAGGGACTTGGGGGTGACAGGGGGGTGTCACGtgccctgcgcccccccccgTTCCCCCCGGCACCCTGGGCAGCTCAGCCAGGGATGCCGTGACGAAGCCCAGGCCCCGCAGCACGAGGCCAGTGCATGCTTTGTGCTTGGCGAAGGGGAGTCCGCAGGGGGTGGGGGCAATTCCCCAGCCAGCTGGATTCGGGGGTGCAGTCCCAGGGTGCTCAGTCTCCAGCCCCCCTTGCCAGGGACCCAAAATGAGGGCTGTGGGGCCAGCTGGCAGCGGTTGGGTCTCCTTGGCCACCACCAGCTCCTGGCACCACACTTTGCTCCCTGGGACTTTGGGGGATGCTCCTGGAGAGGCCCCACTGCCCCTGGTCCTGTCCCGTCCCCCAGTTACTCCAGACTGATATTAAGTCAAAGAAAACCAGGAGAGGCAGAATCATCCCCTCCCTGATGCTGGATGATGCTGGGATGTGGCGGTCGGGGCAAGGAAGGGGCACCCCGGGCACAGAGACCCTCCCAGCTCGCTGcccacccagcctggcccctTCCAACCACCCcaggattattttctttcctgccagGCAAACACGAGGAGAAGCAGGATGAGCATGGCTTCATCTCCAGGTGCTTCACCCGAAAATACACGTAAGTaccagggaggaggggaggtgggatCCTGGCAGCCGCCTGCGTGTGTTTGCCCACTCACCCATCCCCTCAGTGCCCACTGGCCAAACTGGGGATGCTGTTCACCCAAactgggagcagaggcaggtggCAATTCAGGGCTGAGCATCGCATCCCCCGGGATCag
The Falco rusticolus isolate bFalRus1 chromosome 1, bFalRus1.pri, whole genome shotgun sequence genome window above contains:
- the HSPB1 gene encoding heat shock protein beta-1, producing the protein MAERRVPFTFLRSPSWEPFHDWCRGSRLFDQSFGMPHIPEDWYKWPSGSAWPGYFRLLPRESALLPSPGSPYGQALSRQLSSGISEIRQTADSWKVTLDVNHFAPEELVVKTKDNIVEITGKHEEKQDEHGFISRCFTRKYTLPPGVEATAVRSSLSPDGMLTVEAPLPKPAIQSAEITIPVTVESQAKEPAKK